The Mytilus galloprovincialis chromosome 2, xbMytGall1.hap1.1, whole genome shotgun sequence genome has a window encoding:
- the LOC143065320 gene encoding twist-related protein 2-like — protein sequence MVLTDLTMIPQQCSNMTDTMYVQGQIGIPMIKQEYAEDMTDHLEMDLSKMKKKSRKRTFSKTFDSVSEASSHENSNDSSSSCSGENSKKKKKGQSMEEINTQRCLANVRERQRTQSLNEAFSTLRTIIPTLPSDKLSKIQTLKLASRYIDFLYQVLRTDDNCDKNKSTSCSYVEDERLSYAFSVWRMEGAWALPGH from the coding sequence ATGGTATTAACAGACTTAACTATGATACCACAGCAGTGTAGCAATATGACGGATACAATGTATGTTCAGGGACAAATTGGAATACCCATGATCAAACAGGAATATGCCGAGGATATGACGGACCATTTAGAAATGGACTTAtccaaaatgaaaaagaaatctCGAAAAAGAACCTTCAGCAAGACATTTGATTCTGTATCGGAGGCATCGTCACACGAAAACTCGAATGACAGTTCGTCTTCATGTAGTGGAGAAAACagcaagaaaaagaaaaaaggacaATCAATGGAAGAAATTAATACTCAAAGATGTTTAGCAAATGTTCGTGAACGACAGAGGACACAAAGTTTAAATGAAGCCTTTTCAACTCTCCGAACCATTATTCCGACGTTACCCTCAGATAAACTTAGTAAAATCCAGACTCTGAAGTTAGCTTCCCGTTATATTGACTTTCTGTACCAAGTATTAAGAACTGATGACAATTGTGATAAGAATAAGTCTACCAGTTGTAGTTATGTAGAAGATGAGAGACTAAGTTATGCCTTTTCTGTGTGGAGGATGGAGGGAGCATGGGCATTGCCGGGACACTGA